A segment of the Candidatus Eisenbacteria bacterium genome:
CCCGACTGCGGGCGACGGCACGCGGAGGGTTTGTTCGCCGAGCGAGCAGTCCCGCAGCCAGATCGGCGCCGGCTCCGTGAACAGTCCCCGCTCGTGCCGCCGCCCGCAGCCCGAACACTCGTGCTGCCCCGAGCGCCGCTCGATCCGGACCACCTTCACCCGGCCTCGCCGCGGATGCCTCGTCTGCACGACGCCAACCACTTCGAACCCTTGCAACCCGAGATACGTCGCGACAAGATCGTCCCGCTCCTGGTTCATCCCTCTGGTTCCTCCTTCTTGGTCGAAGAAGAGCCATGGATGAACCGGAGCGCCTACGCCGTCAACTCAGGCGCGCTCCACGGAATATCGAGAGGAGCCGCAATTGCCGCTTTGCATTGCGCGAAGTCAATGGCGCCTGTTCCAGGCCGTGTGCTGGCTCAAGGAGTGCCGTCGGCTCGGCACCCGGTTCGAGAAACTGGCGGTGAACTTCCTCGCGATGGCTGACCTGTCCTTCATCGAACGCTATCTGCGGGTGGCGTTCGCAAACTGCACCTAGCTCTCGGCCCGCAGCCCTCCGCCTTCGCGCCCCCGGGCGCGCTCGCCCGGCAGCGCCGGCTCGACGTGCACGACGACGTCGGTGAAGCCGGGCCAGCGGGCGCGAAGCCGGTCCTCGACACGGTGGCCGATCGCGTGTGCGTCGGCGATCGGCATGCGTGGGTCCACCAGCACGTGCAGGTCCACGTGCACGTCGTCGAGCGGACCGCGGCTGCGGACGTTGTGCACCTCGAGGACGCCCTCCTCCTGCACCGCTTCGGCCTCGACGAGGCCCGGCTCGACCCGTCGCTCGTCCGACAGCGTCGAAAGCGTGCCCTGCAGGACGCCGAAGCCGGCGCGCAGCACCAGCACGACGACCACCGCGGCCGCAACCATGTCGGCCCAGGCCCATCCGAGCCGGATCGCGAACAGGCTGGCGAGCACGAGCGCGGTGGCGAGCAGGTCGCTGCCGGTGTGCGCGGCGTCGGCGATCAGCAGCTCGCTCTGCAGCGCGCGCCCGGCCCTGCGCTCGACGAGCGTGACGACCAGATTGATCGCCATCGTCGCGAGCAGCAGGTAGTAGCCCGTCGCGGTGACCCGCGGAACGACCGGATGATTCAGGCGGTCGATCGCGGTGGTGGCGATCTCGAAGCAGCCGACCAGCATCATCATCGCCACGGCCAGGGCCGCGAAGGTCTCGAACTTGCGGTGGCCATAGGGATGGTTCGCGTCCGGCGGACGCGAGGCGACCATGATGCTCACCAGCCCGATCACGTTCGACATGCTGTCGAGCAGCGAGTTCAGCCCGTCGGCCTGGATGCCCAGCGCTCCCGAGCGGCGGCCGTAGACGAGCTTGGCGACGGCGACCAGCAGGTTGAGCACGAGCGTGCCCGCCAGGACGAAGGCGATCCTTCGCGTGCGTTCGGTTCGTCGTTCCACCACGGCGCCTCCCATAAGGAACGGAAGCTACTTCAGGTCATGGCCCGGTCAAAGAAGTCGGCCGGGGCGCGATGCGGCCGCGCTCGTGCGGCGCGTGCGCGCGTTCGTTCGCACGCGGCGCTGGCCCGTGGAACGGACCGCTACTATCGTGCGTCCATCTTCACGAAGCGGCGAAGCAGGGCCGTCCCGCCGGGCCTCACAGGCCCGGACTCGCACGCGCCGGCCGGGTTCGACCGCCCACCCCAGGAGCCGACGTGAAACTGAACCGCTGGGCTGTCCTCGGCCTCGCCGCGATCGTCGTGGTGGCGGCCGTGTGGGTCGTGCGCGCGCGCCAGAAACCCGCCGCCCCGAAGTACCGGACGGCCGCCGTCGAGCGCGGCGACGTCACCGCCACCGTTTCGGCCACCGGCACGGTCAACCCGGTCATGCAGGTCGAGGTCGGCAGCCAGGTGAGCGGGACGCTGAACAAGCTGTACGTGGACTACAACTCGCGCGTGAAGGCCGGACAGGTGCTGTGCACGATCGATCCGTCCGCCTTCAAGGCCCGGCTCGCGCAGGCCGAGGCCGCGCTCGCCAGGGCCGACGCCGCGCTCAAGGACGGCAAGCGCCAGCTGGCCCGCGCGCAGGAACTCGTGCACGACAACTACATCTCGCAGGCCGACGTCGAGGCGGCCGAGGTCGCGGTCGAACAGCGGCAGGCCGACGTCAAGCAGGCGCAGGCGCAGCTTCAGTCCGCGCAGGTGGACCTGAACAACACGACCATCCGCGCGCCGATCGACGGCGTCGTCATCTCGCGCTCGATCGACGTGGGACAGACGGTCGCGGCCAGCCTGCAGGCGCCCAAACTGTTCGTGATCGCGAACGACCTGACGCAGATGCAGGTCGAAACCAGCATTGACGAGGCCGATATCGGCCGCATCCGTCCCGGGCTGCCGGTGGCGTTCAACGTGGACGCGTTTCCGGACCAGGAGTTCGAGGGCAAGGTCTCGCAGGTCCGCCTCGAGCCCATCACCGATCAGAACGTCGTCACCTACACGACGGTCATCGCGACGCGCAACGACGCGCTGCAGCTCCGCCCCGGCATGACCGCGAACGTCACCGTCACGGTGGCTTCGCGCAAGGACGTGCTCAAGGTGCCGAACGCGGCGCTGCGGTTCCGGCTTCCCGGCAGTGGTGGGAGCGGGGCGGGTGGCTGGGGGGGCGGAGGGGGTGGAGGAACCGGGAATGGCGCGATGCGCCGGAGCTTCTCGTGGCTGCTCGATCGCATCGCCCCGCCTGCGTACGCGCAGGGCCGGGGCGGCTCCGGAACCGCGGGCGCGGGCCGCGCGGGCGGACGCCCGGCGGCGGTGCGGGACTCGGCGTCCGCCGTTCGCGGTGGCGGCCCGGCACGCGCAGCGAGCGGGGGCGAGAGCGCCGGCGCGCGACCCTGGGCGAAGGGGCTGACGGGCGGGCGCAATTTCGCGGGCGCGCCGGGGAGCGGACCCTCCCCCGAGTACCGTCCCGGAAGGGTCTACCTGCTGCAGGCCGGCAAGCCGGTCGAGGTGCGTGTCATGTCCGGCATCACCGATGGCACCATGACCGAGGTGCGGGGCGACAACCTCAAGGAAGGCGACCTCGTCGTGACCGGGATCGAGCTGGCCCAGTCCGATCGCGGACAGGACCTGCAGCCTCCGGCCGGAATGGGCGGGCCGCGCTTCGGACCGCGTCCGGGTGGCCGCCGATGAACCTGCCGATGCTGGCGCAGCTCGGGCTCCAGGCGCTGACGCGCAACCGCATGCGCGCCGCGCTCACGGTGCTCGGCATCGTCATCGGCGTCGCCGCGGTCATCGCCACGCTCGCCATCGGGCAGGGCGCGCGGGCCGCGGTCCAGCGGCAGATCCGCTCGCTCGGCGCGAACGTGATGACCGTCCGGCCCGGCACGATTTCGGCGGGCGGCGTGCGCATGGGCATGGGCGGCAACACGACGCTGATGCCGGACGACGCCGTGGCGATCCGCCGGGAATGTCCGGCGGTCGCGGCGGTCTCCCCGCTGGTCCAGCGCGGCGTGCAGATCGTGTACGGGAACATGAACTGGGGCACGAACGTCCAGGGCGTCGCTCCCGAGTTCGTGGACATCCGCCAGTGGCCGGTCGAGGACGGTGCGATGTTCACCGACTCCGACGTGCGCGGCTCGGCCAAGGTCTGCGTCATCGGCACCAAGGTGCGCGACCAGTTGTTCGGCTCCGTGGACCCGGTCGGCAGCATGCTCCGCATCAAGGACGTTCCCTTCCGCATCGTCGGCGTGTTGAGCCACAAGGGCGGACAGGGCATGGGCGGCGATCAGGACGACGTCGTGCTCGCCCCGTGGACGACCGTGCAGAGCCGGCTGCTCGGCGTCACGCACCTGAACGCGATCATCGTCTCGGCGGTCAGCGAATCGCAGGTCGAGGACGCCCGCACGCAGATCACCGAGCTGCTGCGCCAGCGGCACCGCATCCGGCCGGGCACGGACGACGACTTCTTCATCTACACCCAGCTCGACATCGCGAGCACGGCCGAGTCCACCAGCAAGGTCATGACCACGCTGCTCGCCAGCGTCGCGGCCGTCTCGCTGCTGGTCGGCGGCATCGGCATCATGAACATCATGCTCGTCTCGGTGACCGAGCGGACGCGCGAGATCGGCATCCGTCGTGCGATCGGCGCGAAGAAGCAGGACATCCTGCTCCAGTTCCTGGCCGAGGCGATGTTCCTGTCGCTCGCCGGCGGCGCTCTTGGCGTGACGTTCGGCATCGCCGCCTCGACCGCCATCACGAACCTCGCCCGCTGGCCGACGCAGGTGGAGCCGCAGGTCGTGGTGCTGGCGCTGGGCTTCGCCTCGGCGGTGGGCGTGTTCTTCGGCTTCTACCCGGCCAAGCGCGCCGCGGATCTCGACGTCATCGAATCGCTCCGCTACGAGTAGTGGAGCCCCGGGTCAGCGCAGGATCGTGACGCGCTGCGTCGAGATTTCGCGCCCGGCGACGCGCACCGTCGCGAAATAGAGTCCCGGGGCGAGCGCCGCGGGGACGGCGGCGACCAGGTCGCTCGCGCCCGGTTCGAGCCCGCCGCGCCAGAGCGTGGCGACGCGCCGGCCCTGGACGTCGTGCAGCGCCCAGTCCACCGGTGCGGCTTGCGCGAGCGCGAGCGGCAGGCGCAGCGCGCCGCGCGTCGGGTTCGGCCAGGCGCGCCCGCACGAGACGGCGCCGCTCCCGTGCGGCACATCCGCGGCGGCCTGGCCGGGATGGTGGACGCGCACGCGATCGATCCACAGCCCGGCGCCGCCGATCCAGTCGTCGGCGCACGCCCGCACCAGCGCGCGCGCCGGGCCCGGCACGAACGGCGAAAGGTCCACCGAACGCTGCACCCATCCGGAGCTCCGTCCGCTCCAGCAGGCCTCGAATCGCGGGATGGAGAGCGAACCCGACTGCATGACGTGCGTGTAGCCGGGCACAGGGTTCGCGGTCAGCGTCGCCGTCGAGCCCCATGGCTGGACCTCGACGCGAAAACCGTCCCAGGCGTTGCCCGCGTCCTGCTGTTCGAAGTCGTGCCACTCGTCGAACCGCAGGCTCGCCCCCGGCTCGATGCCGTACGTCCACGGCAGGTAGAGGATGGCGTCGGAGTGCGGCGGGTAGGGCAGTCCCCCCGGCGCCCCGAAATGCCACGCGGTGCCGCCCTCTGGGGACGAGCGATACGTGTCCGGGGCCCACGGGTCGCGCATGGACCAGATCGCCGACAGGTGGAAGTAACCGCTCGGGTTCTCGAAGTCGTCGAGGATGTCGCGCACGATGCGCATGGTGTCGAACGAAGCGTTGGAGTAGCCGACGTTGCCGGCCTGCGAGCGGTCGCGGGCGGCGAAGCGATAGGCGACGCGGTGACCAGGGTCGAGCCCCGCCCCGAGCGAGACGACGAACGAGTCGCCCCCCGCGTGCGTCACCGGCACGGCGGCGACGGGGCCGCCGTCCGCCGCGACCTCGCACCAGACCGAATCCACGCCGAGGTTGTCCGTCACGCGCGCGAGCATCGCCTGCGGCATGCGCGTGTCGGCCTGCGCCGGCACGGGCACGTGCGCGAGGGTCGGGGGCGTGAGGTCGGGCCCGCAGAAGTACGCGAGCGGCGCGGCACCGCCCCCCGCGGGGGACTGCGCCGCGAGCGCGGGACTGCCGGCGTCGGCCGAGATCCAGTATTCGACCTCTCCGGGCGTGGCCGGGATCACCGCCGCGAACGAGTCGGCTCCGGCGGGAGCCATCGGCAACGTCGTGAACGGGCCGCCGGCGCCCGCCCGCCAGTGCAGCGCGACCGAAGGCGGCGCGGCGAGCGCGAGCGCGCCGCCCTCGCGCGCGACGCGCGCGACCACCGGGCGCGGCGCAGACGCGTCCTCGGTGTCGGCGAGGGGCTCGTGCGCGATCACGAGCCGCCCCTCGCGCGAGGGCAGCCGCACGTCCACCGACCCGCGCCCGGCGGTGGCCTCGACGACGAGCGAGGGAAAGCGCGCCCGCAGCGCTCCGAGCTTGGCGAGGTCGGCGGCGGTGGCGTCCGTTCCGCGCGGAACGACGAGCACGAAGGCGACACGCCACGCGTGCGGCGCCTGCGCGGACGCCGGCAGGCGAGGACCGTTCAGCCGCTCGAGGTCGTCCAGCGTCCAGAGCGTCGCCCGGCCGTGGCAGCCGATGCCGACCCCGGGGATGCTCCATGGCACGTAGTCGCCTGGCGGGTTCATCCCGGTCGGGTCGTTGACGACGAGCAGCGACTCCACCTCGCTCCGCGGACGCAGGCCCATGAGGTACTGGTCGAGCGCCCCCCACGTCGTGGTCGCGCCCGTCGTCACGAACGAATCGCCACCGACCCTCGTCCAGTCGCAGCCCTCCATGAACGAGGAGTCGGAGTCGAAGAAGAAGTTCCAGTGCTGTCGGTCGCGCCCGAGCAGCGACGGCGCGGGCGTTCCGGCCGAGTCGAGCCAGGTGTAGGCGAGCCAGCGGTGACCGAACTCGTGCGCGAGAAAGCCGACCGCGTTGAACGTGTCGCCGGGCGGCACCTCGTCCGGGTTCTCGGGGTAGCGGTGCAGCCCGTTCATCGTCATGACCGTCTCGAGGCGCGAAGGGCTGCCGAACGACGCGCCGAGATCGAAGCGCGAAAGCCCGATGCCGTCGGTGTTGTTGCGGACCACCCAGGCCGCCGCGAGCGCCGTCGGAGAGCCGAGCCACTGGTCGAGGCCGCTGGCGAGGTACACGGCCAGGAACTCCACCGAATCGTCGTGCGTTCGATAGAAAGCCTGCGTCATCGCCGCGACGTCGAGGACGTTGTGGCTGCCCTTGTCCGTGTAGAAGAAGGTCCCATCGTCCTCGAGCACGGCGATGCCCGCCGTGTCGGCGCTGTGCGGCGTCGGCTGCGGGGCGGCGAGCGATTCACCGGCGCGGCGCACGGCCAGCTCGAACGAGGACTCGAGGCGCGTGCCGCACGCACCCGGGTCGGCCTGCGACGGAATCGCGGCCAGCGGACCGGCCACGGGCGGGGCCGCCGGGTCGAATCCGCGTCCGGCGCCCCGGGACACGTGCGGCCAGGGCAGGGGCGCCGCGAAGGCGGGCAGGCAGGCCGCCGCGAGGGCGACCGGAAGCACGAGGCGGGGGAAGGCGGGACGCACGCGCGAAGTCTAGCGGTCGGCGCGGGGGAGTGGCTAACGTTTCGTCGCGCGCTTCGGCGCCCGCTTCGGTCGCGTCGGCGGGGGGACCGGGGCCGGCGCCTGCGAGAGGGCGGCGTCCGGTTCCGCGGGTGACGCGGTCGTCACGGAGTCGAGCGGAGCGCCGCGACCGTCCGCGGCATGGAACCACAGCACGTCGCCCGGCCGCCTCGCCGGCCGGTCCGCTGGCGCCGACGAGGAGTCCGACGCCTCGGGCAGCGCCGCGTATTCCTCGCGCGTCACCCACAGCGCCGGCCGGCGGAGCGTCCACGCCACGAAGTCCGGGGTGTCGGAGAAGACCGGGTTGCCCCCGGGCATGGCCGCCGGCAGCGAGGCGAGCGCCGACCGTTCGCGGGCGAGGCGCGCGCGCGCCGCCGCGCCTTCCCGCCAGCCGCCGGCGAGCGCGGGCAGCTCGCTCACGCCGAGCAGCAGGGTCAGGACCGTCATCCAGGCTCTCGGCCCGCGGTACCGCGGCGGCAGCCAGTCCACGAGCTCGGCGGCGCCGCGCGCGGCGCCGAGCGCGAACACGGGCAGGAAGGGCACGACGTAGCGCGGGTCGGGCAGCGTCACGGTCATGATCGCGAGCGGCAGCATCGCGAGCGCGGCCGCCACCATCGCGAGCACCCGGCTCGCCGGAGCCTGCAGGGCGAGCAGCGCTCCGATCGGCGCCAGCCAGCCCGTGAAGTCCGAGGGCGAGAGCAGCACCCGCTTGAGCGCGCGCGGGAAGAACACGAGCCACTTGCCCGGCAGGCCCGCCAGCGAGTCCGCGAGAACCTGCGGCCAGGCCCGCGGCGGAATCGCGAAGTCGCGCATCACCGAAATCTCGGGCCGCGCTCCCCAGTAGCCGACCAGCAGGTACCCCGAGAGATTGAACAAAGGCGAGCCGGCATGCATCCACCCGTGCCACATCCACGGCAGCAGCGGCGCGAGGGCGACGAGCACGAAGCGCCTGCGCGCGGGACCGGCGAGCAGCGCGAGCAGCGGCAGCGCGAGCAGGAACTCGGGGCGCACGAGCAGACCTGCGCCGAGCGCGAGCCCGGCCCGCAGCCCTCGCGGGCGCGTGCGGGCGAGTTGTTCGAGCGCCAGCGCGAGCAGCCAGGCGCCGAGCACCAGCGCGAGATCGTGATGGACCGCGCGCAGCGTCAGCGGCGAGAGCGTGAACGCGAGCGCCGCCGCCGTGCCGGTCGGCGGCGTATGCCAGCGCTCGCCGAGGCGGCGCAGCGCAAGCGCGGCGAGCACCGCGAACAGGGCGGCGAGCCAGGCGAGATGGTCGAGCGCGCCGGGACCCGCGAGGGCGACCAACGGCGCGAGCAGCACCGGCACGAGCGGCCCGTGCACCAGCACCGGCACGCTGCCCGAAGTGTCGCGCAGACTCCAGAGCGGCGGATGCACGACCGGCGTGTGGAAACCGTGTCCGGCAAGCAGCGAGCGCGCGACGGCGCCGTACTCCCAGGAGTCGTCGAGCGGATCGGGCACGCCCGCACGGAGCCCCGCGAGATCCACGAGCCAGAAGAGGACGAGGAAGATCACCGTGCCCGCGAGCCACGAGCGCGAAGTCCGCGTGGCGTACGTGCGCATGGCGGGGCACGGTGGCACACGCCGCGCGCGAAGGTCAACGCGCGTGCGGTATAGTTCCCGGGCGCTTTTCGCCGACGACTCGCCCGGGAGCCTCGCGTGAATCTGGACTGGTGCCGCCTGAGGTCGGTGGTGATCGAGAGCGACGACTGGGGCCTGTGCGGCTGGGTTCCGGACGATCAGGCGCATCGCGTGCTCGCGGACCAGCCGGCGTTCCGCAGCGAGGCCGGATTGCGCTACGGGCGCTCGACGCTCGAGAGCGCGCGCGACGTCGCCGAGCTGGCCGCGGTGCTGCTGCAGGTCCGCGGCGGCGACGGCCTGCCTCCAGTCCTGCAGGCGAACACGATCGTCGCCTCGCCCGACTTCGAGAAGCTCGCCCCGGAGGCGCCCGAGTCCGCCGAGCCTCCGCTCGCCGGTTTCGGCGAGGCCGGCGGTCGCTGGGAGCGCCCCGGGTTGCTCGCCGCGGTGCGGCGCGCCTGCGAGCAGGGGGTGTGGTGGCCCGAGCTGCACGGCCTTCATCATCTGCCGCTCACGGCGTGGCTCGCCGCGCTGCGGCGCGGAGACCACGACGCCCGCGCGGCGCTCGCGCAGCGCAGTCCCATTTGCGCGGCGGCGGAAGCGGGTGGCGAGTTCGGCGCCGGGGAGCCGCGCGAGGTTCGCGCGCGCGGCCTGCGCGAGGCCGTCCGGCGTTTCGAGCAGCTGTTCGGACGCAGGCCCACGTCGTTCTGCCCGCCGGACTACCGCTTCGACGACTGGCTCGAGTCCGAAGCGGAAACGCTCGGGCTGAACACGCTGCAGGGCAAGTCCGAGCAGGACGGCCGGCCGCTCGCCGGCCTGCGCCGGCGGATCCTGAAGCCGCGCTTTCCGCACTTCGCGGGCGCACGCTTCTACCTGCCGCCGCGAATCGCGTTCGAGCCGCGAGGCGACGCGCGATCCGCCGGGCGGCTCGGCGCCGACGCCGCCCACCGCGCCGCGCGCGAAGCGTGGCGCCGCGGCCAGCCCGCGGTGCTCAGCACCCACCGGCTCAACTACGCGCACCTCGACGAGGCGTGGTCCAAGGCGGGGCGCGAGGCGCTGGCCGGCCTGCTCACGGCCCTCGCGGCCGACGGCGCGGTCTTCCTCACGGACGC
Coding sequences within it:
- a CDS encoding cation transporter; this translates as MERRTERTRRIAFVLAGTLVLNLLVAVAKLVYGRRSGALGIQADGLNSLLDSMSNVIGLVSIMVASRPPDANHPYGHRKFETFAALAVAMMMLVGCFEIATTAIDRLNHPVVPRVTATGYYLLLATMAINLVVTLVERRAGRALQSELLIADAAHTGSDLLATALVLASLFAIRLGWAWADMVAAAVVVVLVLRAGFGVLQGTLSTLSDERRVEPGLVEAEAVQEEGVLEVHNVRSRGPLDDVHVDLHVLVDPRMPIADAHAIGHRVEDRLRARWPGFTDVVVHVEPALPGERARGREGGGLRAES
- a CDS encoding efflux RND transporter periplasmic adaptor subunit, translating into MKLNRWAVLGLAAIVVVAAVWVVRARQKPAAPKYRTAAVERGDVTATVSATGTVNPVMQVEVGSQVSGTLNKLYVDYNSRVKAGQVLCTIDPSAFKARLAQAEAALARADAALKDGKRQLARAQELVHDNYISQADVEAAEVAVEQRQADVKQAQAQLQSAQVDLNNTTIRAPIDGVVISRSIDVGQTVAASLQAPKLFVIANDLTQMQVETSIDEADIGRIRPGLPVAFNVDAFPDQEFEGKVSQVRLEPITDQNVVTYTTVIATRNDALQLRPGMTANVTVTVASRKDVLKVPNAALRFRLPGSGGSGAGGWGGGGGGGTGNGAMRRSFSWLLDRIAPPAYAQGRGGSGTAGAGRAGGRPAAVRDSASAVRGGGPARAASGGESAGARPWAKGLTGGRNFAGAPGSGPSPEYRPGRVYLLQAGKPVEVRVMSGITDGTMTEVRGDNLKEGDLVVTGIELAQSDRGQDLQPPAGMGGPRFGPRPGGRR
- a CDS encoding ABC transporter permease → MNLPMLAQLGLQALTRNRMRAALTVLGIVIGVAAVIATLAIGQGARAAVQRQIRSLGANVMTVRPGTISAGGVRMGMGGNTTLMPDDAVAIRRECPAVAAVSPLVQRGVQIVYGNMNWGTNVQGVAPEFVDIRQWPVEDGAMFTDSDVRGSAKVCVIGTKVRDQLFGSVDPVGSMLRIKDVPFRIVGVLSHKGGQGMGGDQDDVVLAPWTTVQSRLLGVTHLNAIIVSAVSESQVEDARTQITELLRQRHRIRPGTDDDFFIYTQLDIASTAESTSKVMTTLLASVAAVSLLVGGIGIMNIMLVSVTERTREIGIRRAIGAKKQDILLQFLAEAMFLSLAGGALGVTFGIAASTAITNLARWPTQVEPQVVVLALGFASAVGVFFGFYPAKRAADLDVIESLRYE